In a genomic window of Vigna angularis cultivar LongXiaoDou No.4 chromosome 6, ASM1680809v1, whole genome shotgun sequence:
- the LOC108341789 gene encoding transcription initiation factor TFIID subunit 6, with the protein MSFVPKETIEVIAQSIGITNLSPDVALALAPDLEYRIREIMQESIKCMRHSMRTFLSTEDVDTALALRNLEPIYGFTSNDPPRFKRAAGHKDLFYIDDKDVDIKDLIEAPLPKAPLDTSITSHWLAIEGVQPAIPENAPVEAPPSEIRKSEYKEDGLSVDVKLPVKHLITRELQLYYEKITYLTLNKSGSIPFRRALVSLATDSGLHPLVPYFTCFVADEVARNLHNLAVLFALMRLVRSLVQNSQIHIELYLHQLMPPIITCLVAKRIGSRLSDDHWELRNFSANLVASICQRFGHIYHNLQPRVTKTFLHSFLDPTKALPQHYGAIKGIEALGSRIIHLLILPNLEPYLHLLEPEMQPEKQNNEMKRHEAWQVYGALLGAVGKCVHEKVKNFSNLFSPPTRLTSRGSGKAIIPMSGKRKASADNLMQQQPPMKKLSTDGHGGVIPMNSMSVDMKGSTGGFSTMMGAPVMSMASQISTDKAAGREVIDEQRKVSATLAQAWKDDIDAGNLVSSVVELFGERVLPFVPNPEAFMFL; encoded by the exons ATGAGTTTTGTGCCAAAGGAGACAATCGAAGTCATCGCACAGAGCATCGGCATCACCAATTTGTCCCCCGATGTTGCCCTCGCTCTCGCCCCCGATCTCGAATATCGCATTCGTGAAATCATGCAG GAGTCGATAAAATGCATGCGCCATTCGATGAGAACTTTTCTTAGTACAGAGGATGTGGATACTGCACTTGCATTGAGAAATTTGGAG CCGATATATGGGTTCACCTCTAATGATCCTCCGAGGTTCAAAAGAGCTGCTGGACATAAGGATTTGTTCTACATCGATGACAAAGATGTGGATATCAAAGAT CTTATTGAAGCTCCTTTACCGAAAGCACCCCTTGATACATCAATTACCAGTCACTGGTTGGCTATTGAAGGTGTGCAACCTGCAATTCCTGAAAACGCTCCAGTTGAAG CTCCTCCCTCTGAGATACGAAAATCTGAATATAAGGAAGATGGGCTTTCTGTTGATGTTAAATTACCTGTTAAACATTTAATAACAAGGGAGCTTCAG CTCTACTACGAGAAAATAACTTACCTTACATTAAATAAGTCTGGATCCATTCCGTTCAGAAGAGCATTGGTTAGCTTGGCGACAGACTCAGGACTCCATCCCTTAGTTCCATATTTCACATGTTTTGTTGCCGATGAG GTGGCACGTAATTTACATAATTTAGCTGTTTTATTTGCCTTGATGCGCCTTGTGCGGAGCCTTGTGCAAAATTCTCAGATACACATAGAACTTTAT TTACATCAATTGATGCCACCTATCATTACTTGCCTTGTTGCAAAAAGGATAGGAAGCAGACTATCTGACGATCATTGGGAGCTTAGGAACTTCAGTGCTAATCTTGTTGCTTCAATATGCCAAAG ATTTGGGCATATTTATCACAATCTGCAGCCACGTGTGACAAAGACATTTCTTCATTCTTTCTTGGACCCTACAAAAGCTCTGCCTCAGCACTATGGTGCAATTAAAGGGATAGAAGCTCTTGGATCAAGAATT ATTCACTTGCTTATACTTCCAAATCTCGAGCCATATTTGCATCTTCTTGAGCCAGAAATGCAACCTgagaaacaaaacaatgaaatGAAGAGGCATGAAGCTTGGCAGGTTTATGGAGCTTTGTTG GGTGCAGTAGGCAAATGTGTGCATGAAAAGGTAAAAAATTTCAGCAATTTGTTCTCTCCTCCAACTCGGCTTACTTCAAGAGGCAGTGGAAAAGCCATTATTCCAATGTCAG GCAAACGAAAAGCCAGTGCCGACAATCTGATGCAGCAGCAACCTCCAATGAAGAAACTTTCAACAGATGGCCATGGAGGTGTAATACCAATGAACTCTATGTCAGTTGACATGAAAGGCTCAACAGGAGGATTTTCCACCATGATGGGGGCTCCTGTGATGTCGATGGCTAGTCAAATTTCAACCGACAAGGCGGCAGGGAGGGAGGTTATAGATGAACAAAGGAAGGTGTCTGCCACTCTTGCTCAGGCTTGGAAGGATGACATTGATGCAGGAAATTTGGTGTCATCAGTGGTTGAATTGTTTGGCGAAAGGGTGTTACCATTTGTTCCAAACCCTGAAGCATTTATGTTTTTGTAG
- the LOC108341770 gene encoding cell division protein FtsZ homolog 1, chloroplastic, whose protein sequence is MAVLALTNPSSIRHNAFSYSSSSSFALRTRTCVTAPPRRRFASVRCCSFSTLESAKIKVVGVGGGGNNAVNRMIGCGLHGVEFYAINTDAQALLHSAAENPIKIGELLTRGLGTGGNPLLGEQAAEESKDAIASALQGSDLVFVTAGMGGGTGSGAAPVVARIAKEAGYLTVGVVTYPFSFEGRKRSLQALEAIEKLQKNVDTLIVIPNDRLLDMADEQTPLQDAFRLADDVLRQGVQGISDIITIPGLVNVDFADVKAVMKDSGTAMLGVGVSSSKNRAEEAAEQATLAPLIGSSIQSATGVVYNITGGKDITLQEVNRVSQVVTSLADPSANIIFGAVVDDRYNGEIHVTIIATGFSQSFQKTLLTDPRAAKLLDRVPEGQESKAASSPLKSSNYPTVGSRASPRKLFF, encoded by the exons ATGGCCGTGCTTGCCCTTACTAACCCAAGTTCTATTCGCCACAATGCAttctcttattcttcttcttcctctttcgcTCTCAGAACAAGAACGTGCGTCACCGCACCCCCGCGACGCCGTTTCGCGTCCGTGAGGTGCTGCTCCTTCTCGACACTCGAGAGCGCGAAGATTAAGGTTGTCGGCGTCGGGGGCGGCGGGAACAATGCCGTTAACCGCATGATTGGTTGCGGATTGCAC gGTGTAGAATTTTATGCTATAAATACCGATGCTCAGGCACTGTTGCATTCTGCGGCCGAGAACCCTATCAAAATTGGAGAGCTTCTGACTAGGGGATTAG GTACTGGGGGAAATCCACTTTTGGGGGAACAAGCTGCTGAGGAATCTAAAGATGCTATTGCTAGTGCTCTTCAAGGATCTGATTTAGTGTTCGTAACTGCTGGCATGGGTGGGGGAACTGGGTCTGGTGCCGCACCAGTAGTGGCCCGAATAGCAAAAGAGGCAGGTTACTTGACTGTAGGTGTTGTTACTTATCCCTTCAGTTTTGAAGGACGCAAAAGATCATTGCAG GCACTGGAAGCCATTGAAAAGCTGCAGAAAAATGTGGATACTCTTATAGTGATTCCAAATGACCGCCTCCTTGACATGGCTGATGAGCAGACCCCTCTTCAGGATGCTTTCCGTCTGGCAGATGATGTTCTGAGGCAAGGAGTGCAGGGAATATCAGACATCATAACA ATACCTGGGCTTGTAAATGTGGATTTTGCTGATGTAAAAGCTGTGATGAAAGACTCTGGAACTGCAATGCTTGGTGTGGGTGTTTCCTCCAGTAAAAACCGTGCCGAAGAAGCTGCAGAGCAGGCTACTTTGGCTCCCTTAATCGGCTCTTCTATTCAGTCAGCTACTGGAGTGGTGTATAATATTACTGGAGGAAAAGACATAACTCTGCAGGAAGTAAACAGAGTGTCTCAG GTGGTGACAAGTTTAGCTGACCCTTCTGCCAATATCATATTCGGTGCCGTTGTTGATGATCGCTACAATGGGGAGATTCATGTGACTATCATTGCAACTGGCTTCTCGCAGTCCTTCCAAAAGACACTACTAACAGATCCAAGGGCAGCAAAGTTGCTTGACAGAGTGCCTGAGGGCCAAGAAAGCAAGGCAGCTTCCTCTCCTCTCAAATCCTCAAACTATCCAACAGTTGGATCTAGAGCATCCCCACGAAAGCTCTTCTTTTAG
- the LOC108341868 gene encoding V-type proton ATPase subunit e1: MGFLVTTLIFAVIGIIASLCTRICCNRGPSTNLFHLTLVITATICCWMMWAIVYLAQMKPLIVPILSEGE, from the exons ATGGGTTTCCTGGTGACGACGCTGATCTTCGCAGTGATCGGAATCATCGCGAGCCTCTGCACCAGAATTTGCTGCAACAGAGGAccttctaccaatct ATTTCACCTAACTTTGGTAATTACTGCAACAATTTGCTGCTGGATGAT GTGGGCGATTGTATATCTGGCACAGATGAAACCACTCATTGTACCTATACTGAGTGAGGGCGAATGA